One segment of Solanum stenotomum isolate F172 chromosome 1, ASM1918654v1, whole genome shotgun sequence DNA contains the following:
- the LOC125873602 gene encoding 7-dehydrocholesterol reductase-like, which produces MVENKLVHSPLITYGSMLSLLSFTPPFVILMWYTNVHADGSILKTFNHLRENGLQGLIDIWPKPTAIAGKLIICYALFEAALQLLLPGKTVEGPISPTGHRPVYKANGMAAYAVTLITYISLWWFGIFNPAIVYDHLGEILSTLIFGSLVFCVLLYIKGHIAPSSTDSGSSGNIIVDFYWGMELYPRIGKHFDIKVFTNCRFGMMSWAVLAVTYCIKQHEEYGRVSDSMLVNTIMMLVYVTKFFWWEAGYWNTMDIAHDRAGFYICWGCLVWVPSIYTSPGMYLVKQPVNLGLQLALYILVAGLLCIYINYDCDRQRQEFRRTNGKCTVWGKTPSKIVAAYTTTSGEKKTSLLLTSGWWGLARHFHYVPEILAAFFWSVPALFNHFIPYFYVIFLIILLLDRAKRDDDRCKAKYGKYWKLYCEKVPYRVIPGIY; this is translated from the exons atggTGGAGAACAAGTTGGTACACTCCCCATTAATCACTTATGGATCAATGCTCAGTCTTCTATCTTTCACACCCCCTTTTGTAATCCTCAT GTGGTATACAAATGTACACGCTGATGGGTCTATCTTGAAAACGTTCAATCATCTAAGGGAAAATGGCTTGCAAGGATTAATCGATATTTGGCCAAAACCTACTGCAATTGCGGGGAAGCTAATCATTTGTTATGCTCTATTTGAGGCGGCACTACAGCTTCTATTGCCTGGTAAAACAGTTGAAGGCCCAATATCTCCAACTGGACATAGGCCTGTCTATAAG GCTAATGGCATGGCAGCATATGCAGTGACACTGATCACATATATCAGTCTCTGGTG GTTTGGAATATTTAATCCTGCAATTGTTTATGACCATCTGGGCGAGATTTTGTCTACACTTATTTTTGGGAGTTTAGTCTTCTGTGTTTTATTGTACATTAAA gGTCATATTGCACCATCTTCCACTGATTCCGGTTCATCAGGGAACATAATAGTTGACTTCTATTGG GGTATGGAGCTTTATCCTCGTATCGGCAAACACTTCGATATTAAAGTCTTCACAAACTGCAGATTTGGTATGATGTCTTGGGCAGTTCTTGCTGTCACTTATTGCATAAAGCAG CATGAAGAATATGGGCGTGTATCTGATTCCATGCTTGTAAATACGATAATGATGTTGGTGTATGTCACAAAATTCTTTTGGTGGGAAGCTGGGTACTGGAACACAATGGATATTGCACACGACAGAG CTGGCTTTTATATATGTTGGGGATGCTTGGTGTGGGTTCCAAGCATATATACGTCTCCTGGAATGTACCTTGTTAAACAGCCTGTGAATCTTGGGCTTCAG CTTGCCCTTTATATACTAGTGGCTGGTCTTCTCTGCATATATATCAACTATGATTGTGACAGGCAGAGGCAAGAGTTTCGGAGAACAAATGGAAAATGCACCGTCTGGGGAAAGACTCCATCTAAG ATAGTCGCCGCATACACTACTACCTCTGGTGAGAAAAAGACAAGCCTTCTGCTGACATCAGGATG GTGGGGCTTAGCTCGCCATTTCCACTATGTTCCAGAAATATTAGCGGCATTTTTCTGGAGTGTACCAGCTCTTTTCAACCAC TTCATTCCCTACTTCTACGTCATCTTTCTAATTATTCTCCTTCTCGATCGAGCTAAAAGGGACGACGACCGATGCAAGGCAAA GTATGGCAAGTACTGGAAATTGTATTGCGAAAAGGTTCCTTACAGAGTTATCCCAGGAATTTACTAG